From one Anopheles bellator chromosome 1, idAnoBellAS_SP24_06.2, whole genome shotgun sequence genomic stretch:
- the LOC131216806 gene encoding uncharacterized protein LOC131216806 — MGRAIHVVTIISLMAPLLLARRIQLVNISPEEAQQHITQQSLDLSYAPKLGEHPLGYTRKSQDPSAATFYHNGRIIEHPEDYVEEEYEAKQFHGQDGLGRAMFGYSDHNQARLEARNANGEVRGSYQYINPLGEDVVVHYWSDGLGFHQVDNRQVELPQPVQETAEVREARLAHMRAWEEAASLARANPDVMSDDGPFPGVQSNVVDDDEDGEVMPALSNQHQSLIRYPSLPYSDHISPESGASGTIDGVLGDEAVVVEAVRAVVKRQSDHENDVVTGEPKGFFYSFDYPVQLVAETAAKRARDATEQSGADVPSPQASVAVETKQPNVPKTSLPVTDERVSLKAVLSGETLVDAVHDAQVSPKQRLAAKA, encoded by the exons ATGGGACGGGCGATACACGTTGTGACCATCATCTCG CTGATGGCACCGTTACTGCTGGCGCGACGAATCCAGCTCGTCAACATTAGCCCGGAGGAGGCACAGCAGCACATCACCCAGCAGAGTCTGGACCTGAGCTACGCACCGAAGCTGGGCGAACATCCGCTGGGTTACACGCGCAAATCGCAGGACCCGTCCGCTGCCACCTTCTACCACAATGGGCGCATCATCGAGCACCCGGAGGACTACGTCGAGGAGGAGTACGAAGCGAAACAGTTCCACGGACAG GATGGACTTGGCAGGGCGATGTTTGGCTACAGTGACCACAACCAGGCCCGCCTGGAGGCTCGCAACGCGAACGGAGAAGTGCGCGGCTCGTACCAGTACATCAACCCACTCGGCGAGGACGTAGTCGTGCATTACTGGTCCGACGGACTCGGGTTCCATCAGGTGGATAACCGCCAGGTGGAGCTTCCGCAGCCGGTCCAGGAGACGGCCGAAGTTCGCGAAGCTCGTCTAGCCCACATGCGAGCCTGGGAGGAAGCGGCCAGCCTGGCGCGTGCGAATCCAGACGTGATGTCCGACGATGGGCCGTTCCCCGGTGTGCAGAGCAATGTGgtggacgacgatgaggatggTGAAGTTATGCCGGCTCTTTCGAACCAACACCAGAGCCTCATCCGGTATCCGAGCCTACCGTACTCGGACCACATTTCGCCGGAGTCCGGAGCTAGTGGCACCATCGACGGTGTGCTCGGCGATGAAGCAGTCGTCGTCGAAGCCGTCCGAGCTGTAGTTAAACGCCAGAGTGATCACGAGAATGACGTTGTGACGGGCGAACCGAAAGGATTCTTCTATAGCTTCGACTATCCCGTACAGTTGGTGGCAGAAACGGCCGCCAAGCGTGCGCGAGATGCAACGGAACAGAGTGGTGCTGATGTTCCGAGTCCGCAGGCTTCGGTGGCAGTGGAGACCAAGCAGCCCAACGTACCGAAGACATCGTTGCCGGTGACCGATGAAAGAGTTTCACTCAAAGCCGTTCTGAGCGGAGAAACGCTCGTCGACGCGGTGCACGATGCACAAGTCTCTCCGAAGCAGAGACTGGCCGCCAAGGCGTAA
- the LOC131215506 gene encoding uncharacterized protein LOC131215506, producing MGLVVKFGLPLIGIVVLCGLVACARPGGEKEGYEDVNSLPPEEKRRIIRELLRAQRDIRQALLKIHYHLDGDEIEEDEEDEYFGHGCWDKELAGYRQNTEEKMASLTNAVKEANHVLDEIEERLKRPVDHGHYGGYYPGPGYGHHGYGPIRGRPTEPPIITTPEPVEPSNPASSLLDEEEYYARHLPVAGSRRYGRLLQEQNEQVSEENSKVDKPQEPYSSDVAEALETLAEDKE from the coding sequence ATGGGGCTGGTAGTAAAGTTCGGTCTCCCGCTCATCGGGATTGTGGTACTGTGTGGTCTTGTCGCCTGCGCTAGGCCAGGAGGAGAAAAAGAAGGTTACGAGGACGTGAACAGCTTACCACCGGAGGAGAAACGCCGCATCATCCGTGAACTGCTGCGGGCCCAGCGGGACATCCGTCAGGCACTGCTCAAGATCCACTATCACCTGGACGGTGACGAGATAGAGGAAGACGAGGAGGATGAGTACTTCGGGCATGGTTGCTGGGACAAGGAACTGGCCGGTTACCGGCAGAACACTGAGGAGAAGATGGCTTCGCTGACGAACGCCGTGAAGGAGGCCAACCATGTGCTGGATGAAATCGAGGAGCGACTTAAGCGGCCGGTTGACCACGGACACTATGGCGGTTACTACCCAGGCCCAGGCTACGGACACCACGGATACGGACCGATTAGAGGTCGCCCAACAGAGCCACCGATAATCACGACCCCCGAACCTGTCGAACCGAGCAACCCAGCGAGTTCGTTGCTAGACGAAGAAGAATACTACGCACGGCATCTCCCGGTTGCCGGAAGTCGACGATACGGTCGGCTGCTCCAGGAACAGAACGAGCAGGTGTCCGAAGAGAACAGTAAGGTGGACAAGCCCCAGGAACCGTACAGTAGTGACGTAGCCGAAGCACTAGAGACACTAGCCGAGGACAAGGAATAG